The DNA window atatatatatatatatatatatatatatatatatatatataatgatgcttaatttttaaagtgtccggattgtcgggtcgagagctatggttaatttggatacttgggtcggattgtgggttgacccggttttaaatttaaaatggttaaaaataaaattaaaaatgctagcggtatgtttcgaatttgcaatctaacaaaacaagtataactctttaaccaactaggctataaagactttatattttaaattcaacaccaaatttgataaacgcgagacattttaatattaatataagttcaactttttaactaactaatctatatatatgatgatgttGACTagatggatacttggatcgaattgtgggttgacccactcataaacttaaaacgattaaaaataaaattaaaaatgttattcgtaatttttttcacggttttttatattattactcgtgcaaattaACTGCTAAAGGCTAGGTATAACTAATGAATGAAATAAGGATTATTATTCTTagttatagatatatattaaaaggaaaaatgaataaaaatagttGTTtctaattaatgatgaaaattcTGTGTACCAAATACCAAACCGAATCTGTACACGCACATTCCCTCAGTCAAAGGGTCTTTGTGTTGCTATTTGCTAACCTCCTATCATCATTAATGACTGTCATTAtactaactaatataataatattatataattaataaaaataattatgtaaccGACAACAAATAAATGTGCAAACTAACTACTTCACATCAAACCTTTACCTACTATTTATTTGGCAATGGGTTCTactctaaattaatttattttaaatattagtataaatttgatatttgtaagtgatttatttaaatagtatttAATTTGTCATGGGtgaaactaaaactaaaatgaaGAATTTGTCCTTGCTAGTTTAAATTGGACTTTTCAACCCAAGCCCAATTTTATTCAATCCCTTGGAAGTGTACTTGAAATCACTCCctcctaaataataataataataataataataataactcccACAATATCACCTCAACTAATTAACTAatactttgtttttaaaaagaTGGTTTATAAAAAAGTTTCTCCTCCGCATTTGAATAACATGATCTAAATGAGTTGTCTCTATTACtttaaattgatttttcgataaataatttaattgcaAAGTTTGGCCATGGGTAAGCCCAACGACCTTTATGAgaccaaattatttttatttaatttttaatttttttaatgattttactaattaaaaaaaaaacactaatttatatatactaaagTGAAGAAAATTTATCAATATGAGACactagttaataaaataaaattaaaaaaaatggtataacTACTAAGACAGCCTAAATGTTAGAACTCGGCAttggaaaaaaaacaaaattaagcaTTGCTACCATTAGAGAATTGGCTAGCATTAGCACGTGAAGGCAAGATCAACACGACTTATTTGGAAGCTTTTTTAGAACATATATTTAATCGATATGAGATTATGACCACCTTTTCTCATTTATTGCAATAATTAGGTGGGTTTTTTTCACAATGTTGTTTGAAGTGGACCCCGATCATAAATGTCTCACCTTTTTTGTTATACTTTTTGGGCTGCAAGAAGTAAAATCTTTAAAacctttcattttcattttcattttttttcttttctgaaTTTCATTTTCATCTCCTTTAAGTCATGATCACATTCACATATAAAAGAGGAGAAAgtcttttatgtttttgaaaggTTTGACCACACACAATGATACAATAGTAATgggtttttattttcttgtcttTTTTGCCGCCATTACACCTACTCACATACCAAACTTTACTATTCATCAATGCTTACTTATAGAATGAAAGCTATTTTTTTAGGGATGATGGATCatgagtatatataattaatgaccCCCATTtgaaaatatacatttataagtttcctttcttaaattttaaattaaaaatattctagtATTATCTTTTTTGTTGGCTAGCTAGTTTggtaaagaaaaagaaaacaaattgtgTGACTGGATACAAATTAATAAGCTTGCCTTTATATGGTTAATTATGAGTTAGCTAGCATATATAATATGGTCGACAATGGAGCTAGAGGAATACTTAAAATTTCTGGTTGGTAAAATGTTGGCATCAATGGAGAGGGAATCTAAGAATGAAGAATCCTGGCCTCGTGTGTTTTGGGTTAAAAGTCTTACATGTTATCTTGTGACTGAATATCTTTTCTTTTTGTATCTTAAAAACTAAACAATTTATAAGGGAGGAAATGACATAGGaaatatttcgaacttgcataTGTTCATATAACATCGAGCCAAACAAAATAATGGACAAAACATATACATAACAAATGATTGTTAGCAACAAACACAAGTTTGGTTATAATGTTCAACAAATATAGTTGATAAACAAGTGTAAATACTCGACAAAATTGttgaaaattaagttagaaaaaaataagCATATCAAATTTATAGTTATGATGCCACAACTAGTGTAAAATTTATCGTATAATGCTAAATATGttttacaataattttgaaCTAATCGATGGTACAATAAATTACAAGATGCATTGttataattagtataatatgtgtttttgtatttttcaaTGTTATTGtataaactttttaattgaTGTGTAAATAGAACGTATAGACTTTCATTTATATTACTCTTCTTGGACCTTAGGTTCTAGGTTGAAGTATATTTTGGAGAAGTCACTTATAGCCTCTTAAGTATAACAAAACTAagaataacattataataaacaGACAAATAAAATTAGGGGGGAAAAATTAcgaatattatatttatattgaaaatattttaccgcaatatatcgaaaatatcaatttttaaggtatatcgaaaaaaatgtaaggtatggtACCGTACCGAAATTATCTGTACGataaatgtatgagattttcaaagttttcgagatataccgaaataatatttataaattatatatataatacttataagaaaagaaatatatttaatattaatttaattatagaaacataatttttaaaaatcaaattaaaatataattatactgaaaaatattgaatatatatctCTCCAACTTGCCgataaaattgagaaaaaaatccaACCAAACTTTTAATCTCTTACAATTATGGAAAGAAAGTGAAAAATAGGTACCCATtcctttcaattattttcaagaaTATTTTTGCAATCCCATCCTCAACTTTTACTAATAAGTCTATTTTTAGcttaagtaaagaaaaaaaattcaaagaaaaaattatacaaatactgttcaaagaaaaaatgaacaaattaaaatgagtgataaattttttattattaattaagtctaaattaactgatatttattattattattatatagcatgaattatattattaatttataaaatataatactttattttataataaatatttttaattttgtgtatcGTTTATGTATTAACTAtattaagttgttttttttttgttaagttaatttttttgatatatgAAATGTATAATACAAATATCATACCGAGATTGAGGTACACCGAAATCAAGTTAAggtaaatatatgaatttttttataccgAAACTTTCGGTAAGctataaatatagataaaaaaaataaggtatACCATACTAACCCACCCGCaattaatattacatattaaGGTTTATACTGGATCTTAAGGTTTAAGCACATTACATATTTTTGGTCTAAATATATGacgttttattatttatttgatttcttgGAATGAGATTATATGctgctttatttttttttattttttttttgagaacttaaaataatacataaagaTGGATCTAAGTAGGGGTTTGGGTAGGCTGGAGCACAccccaaatatatatatcttttaacgataaaaatgtgacatcatctctattttcttaaaaaattcaatataattcactgtttgtttatctaattataaaaaaatgggcAGTATTCACtcgttttattaaaaaaagatcgtaatttttttaaattcactcTAAAATTTTTTCAAGTCCGTCAAACTCTAATTCATGAGTCCATCCCTTATAACACATAtcataactataaaaaaaaattctaagtctttaaattttttttaagagatttaCGAGCAAATATACTAAAGAAAATGCAATGCACTCTTCTCAAAATGAATCTAAACAAACGCAATGATAAGTTATGCCTGCCCATTTGTGCCATTTATATAGCTTAAATTTAAGATTGTATCATGGTAGTTGTGACATTAGTAGATAATGGTGTTTTGTGACTTAATAATTGTTATGGTAATTTAATTTGCTTTTAATAATCGTTGACTGTCATTTATGACTCGTGTGTGAGAAAAAGACCCACTTTGGAAACCTTTAATTTTCTTCTATAAATACCTTGATCCTCTCTATCTatccaaatataaaaatataatcccCTCTATAAGAACATACATATCTCCCCCCACAGTCCCCACCCATCCCATTGATCCCAAGAGCTTATACAATGGAAGAAATGGCTTCTTTATGGTGCTATCAAGAGGTgggtcatcatcatcatcatcatcctttaatctcttttatgtatatatctatatgaattgaattgaatgattATGTTATTTTGGCATGAAATGAAACAGAACATCTATGAATTGAAAGATAGATTACTCTACACCAGCTTGGAACTAGAATCATTGAAGATTGAGGCGATTGAGGAGTTGGGAAAAAACAATGAGAAGATGAAACAACTCATCAATGCATTAAACCTAGCATACAAGGAAAGAGATGAAGCCATATCTCAATACCATACCCTTCTAATTCTAAACAAAATTCATGAGGACCCTGTAATTGATCACCCGgatgattcttcttcttccattatCATCGACAACTTCGTCAAGGGAAAGGATTTGCCTCAAAAGGGGATGTTATTGAAGGCCGTTCTAGATGCCGGTCCTCTGCTGCAGACGGTTCTTGTGGCTGGTCCCTTGCCCCAATGGAGAAATCCGCCGCCGGTTCTCACATTTCCGGTTCCTCCAGTTGGGTTTAAGGATCCTGGACCGGGGTCCTCGTTTGTTGAAATGTCTTGTTCTTCTGCTGGGTCTTGTTTGGTTGGTGGTGGGAAATGGGTGGCAGCTAATTGTGACAATAATGTTAATGGCTATTGTCAAATAGGGAAGAGGCAAAGGATACGCTGAGATATGTTTGTTTGATCTAGCTAGGGTAGAATTGGGTCggatttctttttaaaaatttaaatttgatccTACTAAGTCGGTTATACATAACGCTAGAAAAACATGTATCTGATAAATTGAATGTATAAGATAATTGGGtcgttttataatttttttaatatccgaCCTTATCTATCCgataattaatatatgaacATTAATAATTTGTCCTGTTTGTGATCAAATTTATGAAGAAATTATGAACAAGTTGAAGCATTTCAGTCTTCATTTAAGAGAGATGGGACATACTTCAATGGTGTTtgtctaacttatatatatatatatactttttaaaatattgtgttataaatcaatgataaataaataaaaatacataaataacatAGAAATAAAtgtgaaagaaaaaaacataaacaaatcagatatgtttttgaaaagtatattaaaatattgaaattagaGAGAATGAGGAAGAACTAAATAAATCCaggaaaattaaataagatatcCATGGGCCACGAGGAATGAATTATTCTggtcatttattaatttttttcaaaatcctttTTTACTTATTGTTCGTCTTT is part of the Impatiens glandulifera chromosome 1, dImpGla2.1, whole genome shotgun sequence genome and encodes:
- the LOC124922435 gene encoding uncharacterized protein LOC124922435, which encodes MEEMASLWCYQENIYELKDRLLYTSLELESLKIEAIEELGKNNEKMKQLINALNLAYKERDEAISQYHTLLILNKIHEDPVIDHPDDSSSSIIIDNFVKGKDLPQKGMLLKAVLDAGPLLQTVLVAGPLPQWRNPPPVLTFPVPPVGFKDPGPGSSFVEMSCSSAGSCLVGGGKWVAANCDNNVNGYCQIGKRQRIR